Proteins from a genomic interval of Rhodococcoides fascians A25f:
- a CDS encoding DedA family protein produces the protein MSELSTLAATSTELGGIAGWAVSLMEAIGGPGAGIAVAAENFFPPLPSEIILPLAGFTASQGGMTLFGALFWTTAGSVVGALVLYWLGIKLGRDRMYAIVEKMPFVGTEDLTKAEDWFTRHGRSAVFFGRMIPVVRSGISIPAGVSRMPILQFTLYTTLGSLIWNSIFVLAGYFLGENWHYVENYASVFQYIVIGIVVALIAWFVVKKMKSRRVEVR, from the coding sequence ATGAGTGAGCTCTCCACCCTTGCCGCGACCAGCACCGAACTCGGCGGAATCGCCGGTTGGGCGGTCAGCTTGATGGAGGCCATCGGTGGCCCCGGCGCCGGAATCGCGGTGGCCGCCGAGAACTTCTTCCCGCCGCTACCCAGCGAGATCATCCTGCCCCTTGCCGGGTTCACCGCATCGCAGGGCGGGATGACTCTGTTCGGTGCGTTGTTCTGGACTACGGCGGGCTCGGTTGTCGGTGCCTTGGTTCTGTACTGGCTCGGGATCAAGCTCGGTCGCGACCGGATGTACGCCATCGTCGAGAAGATGCCGTTCGTCGGAACCGAGGATCTGACCAAAGCGGAGGACTGGTTCACCCGTCACGGTCGGTCGGCGGTGTTCTTCGGCCGCATGATCCCGGTGGTCCGCTCGGGCATTTCCATTCCGGCAGGAGTCTCACGGATGCCGATCCTGCAGTTCACGCTGTACACGACTCTGGGCAGCCTGATCTGGAACTCGATCTTCGTGCTCGCCGGTTACTTCCTCGGCGAGAACTGGCACTACGTGGAGAATTACGCCTCGGTGTTCCAGTACATCGTCATCGGCATCGTTGTCGCGCTGATCGCCTGGTTCGTGGTCAAGAAAATGAAGTCCAGGCGCGTCGAGGTTCGGTAG
- a CDS encoding LuxR C-terminal-related transcriptional regulator, whose translation MTVLDIRIGDAPDPRLSAREIEVLTAWLISDSKAEASRSLYLAMGTVNTHLSRIRAKYSAVGRRAPTKATLLARALQDGFIDIEDL comes from the coding sequence ATGACAGTTCTCGACATCCGCATCGGCGATGCCCCCGATCCACGGCTCAGTGCTCGTGAAATCGAAGTACTCACCGCATGGCTCATCTCGGACTCGAAAGCGGAGGCATCGCGCTCGCTCTATTTGGCGATGGGGACCGTGAACACCCACTTGTCCCGGATCCGAGCCAAGTATTCCGCGGTGGGGCGCAGGGCACCCACCAAAGCGACGTTGCTTGCCCGTGCTCTGCAGGACGGTTTCATCGACATCGAAGACCTGTGA
- a CDS encoding TetR family transcriptional regulator C-terminal domain-containing protein, which translates to MNELDATATHFVEAAVTLLVADPRRILERGVRVEDVVHSSDSSTATFFRKFSTKADFLDKVVEHLSHTPLPTDVHETVRTQATASGASIRGTVSALVALYFPALVDRNRVTESLLDHVFSGPSSPTLASAYRVRDEAVLDAFEALFDPDGGAFRRPFTARSFAVTVNAIIDGFRIRSQVGDKSVSADVVSDAVLAFLGAVVDTSGHHQHLDDVVGDVGVQVEDRPLPRDPRAAIVTAARAEFGKRGYFMTRMDDVADIAGVPRAACKTLFPTKPSVIVAALQNRVDRLRESVADDELLGLDELAILRHHMLRCAQLAADELEFMDALLVAVAHDTYGEPEGLISIKEKLNLPAIIAPVIARGQDSGIFRKSSSPIDLAAGITNTLLMRCFTRRQNSPQDNATFVGELLLDGLGAH; encoded by the coding sequence ATGAACGAGCTCGACGCGACTGCCACCCATTTTGTCGAGGCAGCTGTCACATTGTTGGTCGCGGATCCTCGAAGGATTCTCGAACGCGGTGTGCGTGTCGAGGACGTCGTCCACTCCTCCGACTCGTCGACGGCGACATTCTTCCGGAAGTTCAGCACCAAGGCCGACTTTCTCGACAAGGTGGTCGAGCATCTGTCCCATACGCCGCTGCCCACCGACGTTCACGAGACTGTTCGCACGCAGGCGACGGCCAGCGGTGCATCGATTCGCGGGACGGTGTCGGCGCTCGTTGCGCTTTACTTTCCAGCACTCGTCGACCGGAACAGAGTCACCGAGTCACTTCTCGACCACGTTTTCAGCGGGCCTTCTTCTCCGACACTCGCCAGCGCTTACCGCGTCCGCGACGAAGCCGTGCTGGACGCATTCGAGGCACTGTTCGATCCCGACGGTGGGGCATTTCGCCGTCCCTTCACGGCCCGATCGTTCGCTGTGACGGTCAACGCCATCATCGACGGCTTTCGTATCCGCAGTCAGGTGGGCGACAAATCCGTATCGGCCGATGTGGTGTCCGACGCGGTACTTGCCTTCCTCGGGGCCGTCGTCGACACGTCGGGTCATCATCAGCACCTCGATGACGTCGTGGGGGACGTCGGTGTACAGGTCGAGGACCGCCCACTCCCTCGCGATCCGCGTGCTGCGATCGTCACCGCGGCGCGCGCCGAGTTCGGAAAGCGCGGCTACTTCATGACGCGTATGGACGACGTCGCCGACATCGCAGGAGTGCCGAGGGCGGCCTGCAAGACGCTGTTTCCAACCAAGCCGTCCGTTATCGTTGCAGCACTGCAGAATCGAGTCGATCGTCTTCGCGAGTCGGTAGCCGACGACGAGCTACTGGGCCTGGACGAGCTCGCGATTCTCCGACATCACATGCTGCGGTGCGCGCAGCTCGCCGCCGACGAACTCGAATTCATGGACGCTCTTCTCGTCGCCGTCGCACACGACACGTACGGCGAGCCGGAGGGATTGATCTCGATCAAGGAGAAGCTCAACCTGCCGGCGATCATCGCACCGGTCATCGCGCGGGGTCAGGACAGCGGGATATTCCGAAAGAGCTCGAGCCCAATCGATCTCGCAGCAGGCATCACCAATACCCTGCTGATGCGATGCTTCACACGACGACAGAACAGCCCGCAGGACAACGCAACGTTCGTCGGAGAGCTTCTCCTCGACGGCCTCGGTGCGCACTGA
- a CDS encoding SMP-30/gluconolactonase/LRE family protein has translation MNRVARVVPVVAVATLVLSACGSSDTAEPAPSTTTDSTSSAASASQSSSTATIYNLPGTGVFPEGITAADDTFYVTSTSDGAVFRGTVGSPDVSVFLPGGADGRTGAAGIDVTDEDDLNDRANYLVIAGGATGKVWVYDANSGDLVATFTNGLGTDATFLNDVAIADNGDVFVTDSRSPALYRIPVGQMIAGVQDGPLETFVSFDGSPFVYGEGFNANGIVENDNESALIVVQSRTGNLYRIDKTSKEITQVDLGGATLMNGDGMEMDDNTLYVVRNRDGLIAKVDLDDDGRTGAVTGEITDASFAYPTTVAAVDDRLLVVNSQFDKRGGEPVEPFTVSSVPE, from the coding sequence GTGAACCGAGTCGCTCGAGTAGTCCCTGTTGTCGCCGTCGCCACACTAGTGCTGAGTGCCTGCGGGTCCTCGGATACGGCGGAACCCGCACCGAGCACCACGACCGATTCGACCTCGTCGGCGGCGTCGGCGTCGCAAAGTTCGAGCACCGCGACGATCTACAACCTGCCGGGCACAGGAGTGTTCCCCGAAGGCATCACCGCCGCGGACGACACGTTCTACGTGACGTCTACCTCCGACGGCGCGGTGTTCCGCGGAACCGTCGGATCCCCGGATGTCTCTGTGTTCTTGCCCGGCGGCGCGGACGGACGCACCGGCGCTGCCGGCATCGATGTGACCGATGAGGACGACCTGAACGATCGCGCCAACTACTTGGTGATCGCCGGTGGAGCGACAGGCAAGGTGTGGGTGTACGACGCCAACTCCGGTGATCTGGTGGCCACGTTCACCAACGGTCTCGGCACCGATGCGACATTCCTCAACGATGTTGCGATTGCCGACAACGGGGATGTCTTCGTGACGGACTCACGCAGCCCCGCGTTGTATCGCATTCCCGTTGGGCAGATGATTGCCGGCGTGCAAGACGGTCCGCTGGAGACATTCGTGAGTTTCGACGGCAGCCCGTTCGTCTACGGCGAGGGCTTCAACGCCAACGGCATCGTCGAGAACGACAATGAATCAGCGTTGATCGTCGTGCAGTCGAGAACAGGCAACCTGTACCGAATCGACAAGACCTCAAAGGAGATCACGCAGGTCGATCTCGGCGGAGCAACGCTGATGAACGGCGACGGGATGGAGATGGACGACAACACGCTGTACGTCGTCCGTAATCGCGACGGTCTGATCGCGAAGGTCGACCTCGATGACGACGGCAGAACCGGCGCGGTAACCGGCGAAATCACCGACGCATCGTTCGCCTACCCCACAACCGTTGCCGCAGTGGATGATCGGCTGCTCGTGGTGAACAGTCAGTTCGACAAGCGTGGGGGAGAACCCGTAGAGCCGTTCACCGTCAGCTCCGTTCCGGAGTAG
- a CDS encoding Fic family protein yields the protein MTDVQDASRWPAVEFERRPWQVSDTYTSRAQRRLHQGDYRACVPARIADADLALPAQLLAESEDALREIVRFDQYASVQLGPSVELAPMSSILLRTESSASSQIENLTVGARALALAELGSPTTRNASIVSGNVRAMEAALDVGASIDASSVLAIHHALMEPSGDPQPGRWRTRQVWIGGSDIGPHRAAFVPPHHDRLPDALDDLFEFAARSDLPVIPHVAVTHAQFETLHPFTDGNGRTGRAIIHGMLRRAEVTERVTVPLSAGLLTDTASYFKCLDAYRRGDAEAIVRSLTAATFHAVTGGRRLVDDLAAARAEYIERIVARSDSVIWKLVDALVAQPVVDNAYVRTTFGVSEIAAQRAIDKLAETDILHQISKGRRNRVWQAGEILAALDRFADGIRRVR from the coding sequence ATGACGGATGTTCAGGACGCGAGCCGATGGCCTGCGGTCGAATTCGAGCGTCGACCATGGCAGGTGTCCGATACCTACACCTCGCGCGCCCAGCGTCGGCTGCATCAGGGTGACTATCGCGCGTGCGTGCCGGCGCGTATCGCGGATGCGGATTTGGCGTTGCCCGCGCAGCTGCTTGCGGAATCGGAGGACGCTCTCCGTGAAATCGTCCGCTTCGACCAGTACGCCTCGGTGCAACTCGGTCCATCGGTCGAGCTTGCACCGATGAGTTCGATTCTGCTGCGAACGGAAAGCTCAGCGTCCTCGCAGATCGAGAACCTGACCGTGGGAGCCAGGGCGCTCGCACTCGCCGAATTGGGTTCGCCCACAACACGGAATGCATCGATCGTGTCGGGAAACGTCCGCGCGATGGAAGCTGCTCTCGACGTGGGTGCGTCCATCGACGCATCGAGTGTTCTGGCCATCCACCATGCGCTGATGGAGCCGAGTGGCGACCCTCAGCCCGGCCGATGGCGCACACGACAGGTGTGGATCGGCGGATCGGACATCGGCCCGCACCGCGCGGCATTCGTACCGCCGCATCACGATCGGTTGCCGGATGCGCTGGACGATCTCTTCGAGTTCGCGGCTCGCTCGGACCTCCCGGTCATCCCTCACGTAGCAGTCACACACGCGCAATTCGAGACGCTCCACCCGTTCACGGACGGAAACGGTCGCACTGGCCGCGCGATCATCCACGGAATGCTCCGGAGGGCCGAGGTGACCGAGCGAGTGACGGTTCCGCTGTCGGCCGGACTGCTGACCGATACCGCCAGCTATTTCAAGTGCCTCGACGCCTATCGGAGGGGAGATGCGGAGGCAATCGTTCGTAGTCTCACCGCGGCGACCTTTCACGCCGTCACCGGCGGGCGACGGTTGGTCGACGATCTGGCCGCCGCTCGGGCCGAATACATCGAGCGCATCGTGGCTCGCAGCGACTCGGTCATCTGGAAGCTCGTCGACGCGCTGGTGGCGCAGCCGGTTGTCGACAATGCCTATGTACGAACCACATTCGGAGTCAGTGAGATCGCGGCTCAGCGAGCAATCGACAAGCTGGCCGAGACGGACATACTTCACCAGATATCGAAGGGGCGACGAAACAGGGTCTGGCAGGCGGGTGAGATTCTCGCTGCGCTGGACCGCTTCGCCGACGGAATCCGGCGGGTTCGGTGA